One window from the genome of Sandaracinaceae bacterium encodes:
- the truB gene encoding tRNA pseudouridine(55) synthase TruB, with protein sequence MSKKPRPPKTSPVNGLLVVDKPVGPTSHDVVQWARRVLGTSQVGHTGTLDPMATGVLVLGVGQGTKLMAHLGAEDKRYEAVLRLGRGTSTLDAEGEVTARAPVPAGLDLARVREVAAGFVGEHSQQAPAVSAIKIGGRALHERARAGEVVDAPFRDVVCHALEVRDVAQVADDPDGAVDVSLALHTGKGYYVRSLGRDLARALGTEGHLVALRRTRNGHFDADMALDGRLLAGMHDDACRAATRAALLPLPRAVASLGTLQVDEHAVLELRFGRALPLDALAPVRSWDEVPAGPVFALLGPDGQLVALVERRDERLHVVRGFPPSPPETPWNTSST encoded by the coding sequence ATGAGCAAAAAGCCAAGGCCCCCCAAGACGTCCCCCGTGAACGGGCTCCTGGTGGTCGACAAGCCTGTGGGTCCCACGTCGCACGACGTGGTGCAGTGGGCGCGGCGCGTGCTCGGGACGTCCCAAGTGGGGCACACCGGCACGCTGGATCCCATGGCCACGGGCGTGCTGGTGCTCGGGGTGGGGCAGGGCACCAAGCTGATGGCGCACCTGGGCGCGGAGGACAAGCGCTACGAGGCCGTGCTGCGCTTGGGGCGCGGCACGTCCACGCTCGACGCCGAGGGCGAAGTGACCGCGCGTGCTCCCGTTCCCGCTGGTCTCGACCTCGCGCGCGTGCGGGAAGTGGCGGCAGGGTTCGTGGGCGAGCACTCCCAGCAAGCCCCCGCGGTGAGCGCGATCAAGATCGGCGGTCGGGCCCTGCACGAGCGGGCGCGTGCCGGTGAGGTGGTGGACGCCCCGTTTCGCGACGTGGTGTGTCACGCGCTCGAGGTGCGGGACGTCGCGCAGGTCGCGGACGACCCGGATGGCGCCGTGGACGTCTCGCTCGCGCTGCACACGGGCAAGGGCTACTACGTGCGCTCGCTGGGCCGTGACCTGGCGCGCGCGCTGGGCACGGAGGGGCACCTCGTGGCGCTGCGGCGCACCCGCAATGGTCACTTCGACGCCGACATGGCGCTCGACGGGCGCTTGCTGGCGGGCATGCACGACGACGCCTGCCGCGCAGCCACACGGGCGGCGCTGTTGCCCCTCCCGCGCGCCGTCGCGTCGCTGGGCACGCTGCAGGTCGACGAGCACGCCGTCTTGGAGTTGCGCTTCGGGCGCGCCCTGCCGCTCGACGCGCTCGCGCCCGTCCGGTCGTGGGACGAGGTCCCGGCTGGGCCCGTGTTCGCGCTGTTGGGCCCCGACGGCCAGTTGGTCGCCCTCGTCGAGCGACGGGACGAGCGGCTGCACGTCGTGCGAGGCTTCCCGCCGAGCCCCCCGGAGACCCCATGGAACACGTCGAGTACTTGA
- the infB gene encoding translation initiation factor IF-2 produces the protein MRVYEVARELGIDNKELMRRIATLGIPVSNHMSVLEQFQVEQIKRAVEKENAGNVVEERIRPTVVRRKRKKDDDDAPAPVAAAPEPAPAPAARVVGRASAPPAAPAEPARATPEPVRAAAEPAPAKPAPEPVTVPATEPKASAPAEAAPAAREADVQPEPASEPAQPSEAAAPKAEPAAPEPAPRPVPLSELRAESETVAVKVPAPTAEQLREMREERPSVAPADPSERFAHTHLPPGVTRRGNTTADRTLTVSEEKRRKIVAQHQQTQTQTRRKIVNRSSIGPAGRPPARPQRRPKGGPAGTIKRMRPLEATVPGAQKRIIRIEDQVQLQTLAQRMSLKATDVLMELIQQGVTNVHINSTLDADTATLLASVFNYEVENVARTEDEIVGDARGDFENLEEDRLLRAPVVTVMGHVDHGKTSLLDKIRNASVAAGEAGGITQHIGAYRVGVQLDGETRTIVFLDTPGHEAFTAMRARGADATDVVILVVAADDGIMPQTREAITHAKSAQVPIVVALNKCDREDAQPERVKHELASLGLQPEEWGGDTIYVETSAHTGLGIEKLLESVLLQAEILDLQSNPNIPAEGVVLEAKLDRGRGPVANVLVRDGTLKPGDYVVAGQAWGRVRAMMDERGSVVKVAGPATPVEILGLQDLPSAGDMIYQVKNQKKAAEVAESYKKAGGKPVQGPMSGARGLEEFQKMMNSGDVEELRLVVKADVQGSLEALKKSLAALSTEKVKVNIILSGVGGITENDIMLASGSNALVIGFNVRPQGKGTAIAKKENVDVRNYSIIYEALDDVRAAMRKLLAPTYIEKELGKAQVRMVFSIPKAGTIAGSMVTDGKILRSGKARLLRNGEVLFRGDVASLRRHKDDVKEVGTGFECGIGLAGFNDMAEGDIIEAYELIQVEATL, from the coding sequence GTGCGTCGCAAGCGCAAGAAAGACGACGACGACGCGCCCGCCCCGGTCGCCGCCGCACCAGAGCCCGCCCCGGCCCCGGCGGCCCGTGTCGTCGGGCGCGCGTCCGCCCCTCCCGCCGCGCCGGCCGAGCCTGCGCGCGCGACGCCAGAGCCCGTGCGCGCTGCGGCCGAGCCCGCGCCTGCCAAGCCCGCGCCGGAGCCCGTGACGGTGCCTGCCACGGAGCCCAAGGCCAGCGCTCCTGCGGAGGCTGCGCCTGCGGCTCGTGAGGCAGACGTCCAGCCCGAGCCGGCGTCGGAGCCTGCGCAGCCTTCGGAAGCTGCCGCGCCGAAGGCCGAGCCCGCTGCGCCCGAGCCCGCTCCTCGCCCCGTGCCGCTCTCCGAGCTGCGCGCCGAGAGCGAGACGGTGGCAGTCAAGGTCCCCGCGCCCACCGCCGAGCAGCTGCGTGAGATGCGCGAAGAGCGCCCGTCGGTCGCGCCGGCGGACCCCTCCGAGCGCTTCGCGCACACGCATCTCCCGCCGGGAGTCACGCGTCGCGGGAACACGACGGCGGACCGCACGCTCACCGTGTCCGAGGAAAAGCGCCGCAAGATCGTGGCGCAGCATCAACAGACGCAGACCCAGACGCGCCGCAAGATCGTCAATCGGTCCAGCATCGGCCCCGCGGGTCGTCCGCCGGCGCGCCCGCAGCGCCGCCCGAAGGGTGGCCCCGCCGGCACGATCAAGCGCATGCGTCCCCTCGAGGCGACGGTGCCTGGCGCCCAGAAGCGCATCATCCGCATCGAGGACCAGGTCCAGCTCCAGACGCTCGCCCAGCGCATGAGCCTGAAGGCCACGGACGTGCTGATGGAGCTCATCCAGCAGGGCGTCACCAACGTGCACATCAACAGCACGCTGGACGCGGACACCGCCACGCTGCTCGCCTCCGTGTTCAACTACGAGGTCGAGAACGTGGCGCGCACCGAAGACGAGATCGTCGGTGACGCCCGCGGCGACTTCGAGAACCTCGAAGAGGACCGCCTGCTGCGCGCTCCGGTCGTGACCGTCATGGGCCACGTCGACCACGGTAAGACCTCGCTGCTGGACAAGATCCGCAACGCGTCGGTGGCTGCTGGCGAAGCGGGCGGCATCACGCAGCACATCGGGGCGTACCGCGTCGGCGTGCAGCTGGACGGAGAGACCCGCACCATCGTCTTCCTGGACACGCCGGGTCACGAGGCGTTCACCGCCATGCGCGCCCGTGGCGCGGACGCCACGGACGTCGTCATCCTCGTGGTGGCCGCGGACGACGGAATCATGCCGCAGACGCGTGAGGCGATCACCCACGCGAAGTCCGCTCAGGTCCCGATCGTGGTGGCACTCAACAAGTGCGACCGTGAGGACGCGCAGCCCGAGCGTGTGAAGCACGAGCTGGCTTCGCTGGGCCTCCAGCCGGAGGAGTGGGGTGGCGACACCATCTACGTCGAGACCAGCGCGCACACCGGTCTCGGCATCGAGAAGCTGCTCGAGTCCGTGCTGCTCCAGGCAGAGATCCTCGACCTGCAGTCGAACCCGAACATCCCCGCCGAGGGCGTCGTGCTCGAGGCCAAGCTCGACCGCGGTCGCGGGCCGGTGGCCAACGTGCTGGTGCGCGACGGAACGCTGAAGCCCGGCGACTACGTCGTCGCAGGTCAGGCCTGGGGCCGCGTACGCGCCATGATGGACGAGCGCGGCAGCGTGGTGAAGGTCGCTGGGCCCGCCACGCCCGTCGAGATCCTCGGTCTGCAGGACCTTCCGTCGGCTGGTGACATGATCTACCAGGTCAAGAACCAGAAGAAGGCCGCCGAGGTCGCCGAGTCCTACAAGAAGGCTGGCGGCAAGCCCGTCCAGGGCCCGATGTCCGGCGCGCGTGGGCTCGAAGAGTTCCAGAAGATGATGAACAGCGGCGACGTCGAGGAGCTGCGCTTGGTCGTGAAGGCCGACGTGCAGGGCTCGCTCGAGGCGCTCAAGAAGTCCTTGGCCGCGCTCAGCACCGAGAAGGTCAAGGTCAACATCATCCTGAGCGGCGTCGGTGGCATCACCGAGAACGACATCATGCTGGCGAGCGGCTCCAACGCGCTGGTGATCGGCTTCAATGTGCGCCCCCAGGGCAAGGGCACGGCCATCGCCAAGAAGGAGAACGTCGACGTCCGCAACTACTCGATCATCTACGAGGCGCTGGACGATGTGCGCGCGGCGATGCGCAAGCTTCTGGCCCCGACGTACATCGAGAAGGAGCTGGGCAAGGCGCAGGTGCGCATGGTCTTCAGCATCCCGAAGGCTGGCACCATCGCGGGCTCCATGGTCACCGACGGAAAGATCCTTCGCAGCGGCAAGGCGCGCCTGCTCCGCAATGGGGAGGTGCTCTTCCGTGGCGACGTCGCCTCGCTGCGTCGTCACAAGGACGACGTGAAGGAAGTCGGCACGGGTTTCGAGTGCGGAATCGGGCTGGCCGGCTTCAACGACATGGCCGAGGGCGACATCATCGAGGCCTACGAGCTGATCCAGGTCGAGGCGACCCTCTGA
- a CDS encoding FAD-dependent oxidoreductase, whose protein sequence is MEHVEYLIVGAGMSGLAVADRLGRERSYLVLEADGEVGGYCKTVRQDGFVWDYSGHFFHFRHPAIEAELTARMREQRILKVVKDSRIYYAGEMVDFPFQKNIHQLPRDEFLECLHDLYFRKDAAPTNFLEMLYAKFGRGISEKFLIPYNEKLYATDLGTLDVDAMGRFFPHASLDEIIAGFLKRDNDSYNATFTYPEGGAIQYVHALMSGVDEARVALNERLISIDLEERIATTSKRRIRFEQLVSSAPFDVLLRAAAVPFDASVYSCNKVEVWNLGFDRKGPEAYHWVYFPQRDVSFYRVGFYDNIFGSDRMSLYVERGRKTDEVVDDAIAEESLATVLADLARVGFVTDHQLVSKHHVVMNPAYVHITVDSLRDVAEKKALLRQHGVHSIGRYGSWTYCSIEDNIVEARALVDELVGG, encoded by the coding sequence ATGGAACACGTCGAGTACTTGATCGTAGGCGCCGGTATGAGCGGTCTGGCCGTGGCCGACCGCTTGGGGCGCGAGCGCAGCTACCTGGTGCTCGAGGCCGACGGTGAGGTCGGGGGTTACTGCAAGACCGTCCGGCAGGATGGCTTCGTGTGGGACTACTCCGGCCACTTCTTCCACTTTCGTCACCCCGCCATCGAGGCCGAGCTGACGGCCCGCATGCGCGAGCAGCGCATCCTCAAGGTGGTCAAGGACAGCCGCATCTACTACGCGGGCGAGATGGTGGACTTCCCGTTCCAGAAGAACATCCACCAGCTCCCACGTGACGAGTTCCTCGAGTGCCTGCACGACCTGTACTTTCGCAAGGACGCGGCCCCCACCAACTTCCTCGAGATGCTCTACGCCAAGTTCGGGCGCGGCATCTCGGAGAAGTTCCTCATCCCCTACAACGAGAAGCTCTACGCGACCGACCTCGGGACCCTGGACGTCGACGCGATGGGGCGCTTCTTCCCGCACGCCTCGCTCGACGAGATCATCGCTGGCTTCTTGAAGCGCGACAACGACAGCTACAACGCGACCTTCACGTATCCCGAGGGTGGGGCCATCCAGTACGTGCACGCGCTGATGAGCGGCGTCGACGAGGCGCGCGTGGCGTTGAACGAGCGGTTGATCTCCATCGATCTGGAGGAGCGTATCGCTACGACCAGCAAGCGCCGCATCCGCTTCGAGCAGCTGGTCAGCTCGGCGCCGTTCGATGTGCTGCTGCGCGCCGCCGCCGTGCCCTTCGATGCGAGCGTGTACTCGTGCAACAAGGTGGAGGTGTGGAACCTGGGCTTCGACCGCAAGGGGCCCGAGGCGTACCACTGGGTGTACTTCCCACAGCGCGACGTGTCGTTCTACCGCGTGGGCTTCTACGACAACATCTTCGGGTCGGACCGCATGTCGCTCTACGTCGAGCGTGGGCGCAAGACGGACGAGGTCGTGGACGACGCCATAGCGGAGGAGAGCCTCGCGACGGTGCTGGCCGACCTCGCGCGCGTGGGGTTCGTGACCGATCACCAGCTGGTGTCGAAGCACCACGTCGTCATGAACCCCGCGTACGTACACATCACGGTCGACTCGCTGCGCGACGTCGCCGAGAAGAAGGCGCTGCTACGCCAGCACGGGGTGCACAGCATCGGGCGCTACGGCTCGTGGACGTACTGCTCCATCGAGGACAACATCGTGGAGGCGCGCGCGCTGGTGGACGAGCTGGTCGGCGGGTGA
- a CDS encoding DHH family phosphoesterase: MKGIDEAVRQVREGQRFLVACHRRPDADAFGSAVGFSAVLQQLGKDVTLYVPDELSVTLHYLVGLVPHVRELPEGATFDACWVMDTAAKSLLPDGLPDRSVRGPLIVVDHHAAHDDVGDLKLRDTDACSTGEVIATLARKLGVWPLPRAAASPLYAAIVADTGGFRYPATKPCTLRLGAELLEAGADPWEAAYELFEGWEEARMKLLASILDTLELTECGRVAVLRVTRAMLAEVGANDDMVEGMVNYGRMLRGVEVAALLWEWPRTPGADGAVDDGYDTKISLRSRGSADISLIAVALGGGGHRNAAGAQCSEDLETVRVRVLREAVALLGPCARG; this comes from the coding sequence GTGAAGGGCATCGACGAGGCGGTGCGGCAGGTCCGTGAGGGCCAGCGCTTCCTCGTGGCCTGCCATCGCCGCCCGGACGCGGACGCGTTCGGCAGCGCCGTGGGGTTCTCGGCCGTGCTGCAGCAGCTGGGCAAGGACGTGACCCTCTACGTCCCGGACGAGCTGTCCGTCACGCTGCACTACCTGGTGGGCCTCGTGCCGCACGTGCGGGAGCTGCCCGAGGGGGCCACGTTCGACGCTTGCTGGGTGATGGACACGGCTGCAAAGTCGCTCCTGCCGGACGGCCTGCCAGACCGCAGCGTGCGCGGCCCGCTGATCGTGGTGGATCACCACGCGGCCCACGACGACGTGGGCGACCTCAAGCTGCGCGACACGGACGCGTGTTCCACGGGTGAGGTCATCGCCACGCTGGCGCGCAAGCTGGGCGTGTGGCCGCTGCCTCGCGCCGCCGCTTCTCCGCTCTACGCGGCCATCGTGGCGGACACCGGGGGCTTCCGCTACCCCGCGACGAAGCCGTGCACGCTGCGCCTCGGGGCAGAGCTGCTGGAGGCGGGAGCCGACCCCTGGGAGGCCGCGTACGAGCTCTTCGAGGGCTGGGAGGAGGCCCGCATGAAGCTGTTGGCCTCCATACTGGACACCCTCGAGCTGACCGAGTGCGGACGCGTGGCGGTGCTGCGTGTGACGCGCGCGATGCTGGCCGAGGTGGGCGCCAACGACGACATGGTCGAGGGCATGGTGAACTACGGCCGCATGCTGCGCGGTGTGGAGGTGGCTGCGCTGCTCTGGGAGTGGCCCCGCACGCCTGGTGCCGACGGCGCGGTCGACGACGGGTACGACACGAAGATCAGCCTGCGCTCTCGCGGCAGCGCAGACATCAGCCTGATCGCCGTGGCCCTGGGCGGCGGCGGGCATCGCAACGCGGCTGGGGCCCAGTGCAGCGAGGACCTCGAGACGGTGCGGGTTCGGGTGCTGCGCGAGGCCGTCGCGCTGCTCGGACCTTGTGCGCGTGGCTGA
- the rbfA gene encoding 30S ribosome-binding factor RbfA — translation MAERVRAEVMDLLLRGAIRDPRVRDVLVSEVRVTDDLGHARVYVRTLQPADTARRAAVVKGLEHAAGYIRREVGAKLGLRYTPAFQFFWDEVVDSALQIETVLAEIRADAEQDQARAVAGGADADEHDAPTDDDGEGDA, via the coding sequence GTGGCCGAGCGCGTCCGCGCCGAGGTGATGGACCTCCTGCTCCGTGGCGCCATCCGCGACCCGCGCGTGCGGGACGTGTTGGTCTCCGAGGTGCGCGTGACGGACGATCTCGGGCACGCCCGCGTGTACGTGCGCACGCTGCAGCCCGCGGACACGGCCCGGCGCGCCGCCGTCGTGAAGGGGCTGGAGCACGCTGCGGGCTACATCCGACGCGAGGTGGGGGCCAAGCTGGGGCTGCGGTACACGCCCGCGTTTCAGTTCTTCTGGGACGAGGTCGTCGACTCGGCGCTGCAGATAGAGACCGTGCTGGCGGAGATTCGCGCGGACGCCGAGCAGGATCAGGCACGGGCCGTCGCAGGCGGCGCGGACGCTGACGAGCACGATGCTCCGACCGACGACGACGGCGAGGGGGACGCGTGA